One segment of Stenotrophomonas sp. SAU14A_NAIMI4_8 DNA contains the following:
- the putA gene encoding bifunctional proline dehydrogenase/L-glutamate gamma-semialdehyde dehydrogenase PutA → MNAPSSSPTANDAPRPGALLSPELPAPPNPFRQAITDAWLKDEASHVRDLLAQARLPAEEQARVQALAADLVGRVRVRAKDQGAIEAFMRQYDLGSEEGVLLMCVAEALLRIPDQDTADKLIRDKLADADWEKHLGGSDSVLVNASTWGLMLTGKLVQMNDATRADAPSAFKRLVGRVGEPVVRLAVRQAMKIMGHQFVMGRTISEALARSHKGDNASYRYSFDMLGEGALTMKDALRYLEDYRRAIHAIGGDHKARGGRPDGDVNNAPGISIKLSALYPRYEHAKRARVLKDLVPGVLELAQLAKSYGIGCTVDAEESDRLELSLDIIEQVFSDASLAGWDGFGVVVQAYQKRTPYTIDHLADMARRAGRRLQVRLVKGAYWDAEIKRAQIEGYPGYPVFTRKQNTDVSYLACAKRLFTHADAIYPMFATHNAHTIAAVRSIANGGVYEHQKLHGMGDDLYAEVVPADRLGLPCRVYAPVGSHEDLLPYLVRRLLENGANSSFVNRITDERVPIADLVRDPVEMVASFESIPHPKIPLPVDLLRSQNHDRKNSMGANLANDNELRALAEQINAAVKPWQAAPLVPGAVTTGASLPVTNPADSRDVVGQWQAADAATVQKALANAVAAQPAWNRTPAASRAAILEHAADQLEARMPEFMALCVKEAGKSLPDGIAEVREAVDFLRYYAKQAREQFSHAEKLPSPTGESNELQLHGRGVFVCISPWNFPLAIFLGQVAAALAAGNSVIAKPAEQTNLIGYYAVKLLHDAGVPAEVVQFLPGDGATVGAALTADPRVAGVAFTGSTETARAINRAMAARDAAIGVLIAETGGQNAFIADSSALPEQLVKDAIGSAFTSAGQRCSAARVLFVQDDIADKVMTMLAGAMKELKVGNPGLLSTDVGPVIDADALKILQDHAARMDREARLIAAAELSAEAAHGTFFAPRAYELKDLGQLQKEVFGPVLHVIRWKGEQLDAVIDQINATGYGLTLGVHSRIDETVDRISNGVHVGNVYVNRNQIGAVVGVQPFGGQGLSGTGPKAGGPHYLLRFATEKTVTVNTTAAGGNASLLTLGD, encoded by the coding sequence ATGAACGCACCCTCTTCCTCCCCCACCGCCAACGACGCGCCGCGTCCGGGCGCGCTGCTGTCGCCGGAACTGCCGGCGCCCCCCAACCCGTTCCGCCAGGCCATCACCGACGCCTGGTTGAAGGACGAGGCCAGCCACGTGCGTGACCTGCTGGCGCAGGCGCGCCTGCCGGCCGAGGAGCAGGCCCGGGTGCAGGCGCTGGCCGCCGACCTGGTCGGCCGGGTGCGCGTGCGCGCCAAGGACCAGGGCGCGATCGAAGCCTTCATGCGCCAGTACGACCTGGGCAGCGAGGAAGGCGTGCTTCTTATGTGCGTGGCCGAGGCGCTGCTGCGCATTCCCGACCAGGACACCGCCGACAAGCTGATCCGCGACAAGCTGGCCGATGCCGACTGGGAAAAGCACCTGGGCGGCAGCGACTCGGTGCTGGTCAACGCCTCCACGTGGGGCCTGATGCTGACCGGCAAGCTGGTGCAGATGAACGATGCCACCCGCGCCGATGCGCCCAGCGCGTTCAAGCGCCTGGTCGGCCGCGTGGGTGAACCGGTGGTGCGCCTGGCCGTGCGCCAGGCGATGAAGATCATGGGCCACCAGTTCGTGATGGGCCGCACCATCAGCGAAGCACTGGCGCGCTCGCACAAGGGCGACAACGCCAGCTACCGCTATTCCTTCGACATGCTGGGCGAAGGCGCGCTGACCATGAAGGACGCGCTGCGCTACCTGGAAGACTACCGTCGTGCGATCCACGCCATCGGCGGTGATCACAAGGCACGCGGCGGCCGCCCCGACGGCGACGTCAACAACGCACCGGGCATCTCGATCAAGCTGTCGGCGCTGTACCCGCGCTACGAACATGCCAAGCGCGCACGCGTGCTGAAGGACCTGGTACCAGGCGTGCTGGAACTGGCGCAGCTGGCCAAGAGCTACGGCATCGGCTGCACCGTCGACGCCGAAGAATCGGACCGCCTGGAACTGTCGCTGGACATCATCGAACAGGTGTTCTCCGATGCCTCGCTGGCCGGCTGGGATGGCTTCGGCGTGGTCGTGCAGGCGTACCAGAAGCGTACCCCGTACACCATCGACCACCTGGCCGACATGGCGCGCCGCGCCGGTCGCCGCCTGCAGGTGCGCCTGGTGAAGGGCGCCTATTGGGATGCCGAGATCAAGCGCGCGCAGATCGAAGGCTATCCGGGCTACCCGGTGTTCACCCGCAAGCAGAACACCGACGTGTCCTACCTGGCCTGTGCCAAGCGTCTGTTCACCCATGCCGATGCGATCTACCCGATGTTCGCCACGCACAACGCGCACACCATCGCCGCGGTGCGCAGCATCGCCAACGGCGGCGTGTACGAGCACCAGAAGCTGCACGGCATGGGCGATGACCTGTACGCCGAAGTGGTGCCGGCCGATCGCCTGGGCCTGCCCTGCCGCGTGTACGCACCGGTGGGTTCGCACGAAGACCTGCTGCCGTACCTGGTGCGCCGCCTGCTGGAAAACGGCGCCAACTCCAGCTTCGTCAACCGCATCACCGACGAGCGCGTGCCGATCGCCGACCTGGTCCGCGACCCGGTCGAGATGGTCGCCTCGTTCGAATCGATTCCGCACCCCAAGATCCCGCTGCCGGTTGACTTGCTGCGCAGCCAGAACCACGACAGGAAGAACTCCATGGGCGCCAACCTCGCCAACGACAACGAACTGCGCGCCCTGGCCGAGCAGATCAACGCGGCTGTAAAGCCGTGGCAGGCCGCGCCGCTGGTGCCGGGTGCGGTCACCACCGGTGCCTCGCTGCCGGTCACCAACCCGGCCGACAGCCGCGACGTGGTGGGCCAGTGGCAGGCCGCCGACGCCGCCACCGTGCAGAAGGCGCTGGCCAATGCCGTGGCCGCGCAGCCGGCCTGGAACCGCACCCCGGCCGCCAGCCGCGCCGCCATCCTGGAACATGCCGCCGACCAGCTGGAAGCGCGCATGCCCGAATTCATGGCGCTGTGCGTGAAGGAAGCCGGCAAGAGCCTGCCCGACGGCATTGCCGAAGTGCGCGAAGCGGTGGATTTCCTGCGCTACTACGCCAAGCAGGCGCGCGAGCAGTTCAGCCACGCCGAGAAGCTGCCCAGCCCGACCGGTGAATCCAACGAGCTGCAGCTGCACGGCCGCGGCGTGTTCGTCTGCATCAGCCCGTGGAACTTCCCGCTGGCGATCTTCCTGGGCCAAGTGGCCGCTGCCCTGGCCGCTGGCAACAGCGTGATCGCCAAGCCGGCCGAGCAGACCAACCTGATCGGCTACTACGCGGTGAAGCTGCTGCACGACGCTGGCGTGCCGGCCGAGGTGGTGCAGTTCCTGCCGGGCGACGGTGCCACCGTCGGTGCCGCGCTGACCGCCGATCCGCGCGTGGCCGGCGTGGCCTTCACCGGCTCCACCGAAACCGCCCGCGCGATCAACCGCGCCATGGCCGCGCGCGACGCCGCCATCGGCGTGCTGATTGCGGAAACCGGCGGCCAGAACGCCTTCATCGCCGACTCTTCGGCGCTGCCGGAACAGCTGGTCAAGGACGCCATCGGTTCGGCCTTCACCTCTGCTGGCCAGCGCTGCTCGGCCGCGCGCGTGCTGTTCGTGCAGGACGACATCGCCGACAAGGTGATGACCATGCTGGCCGGCGCAATGAAGGAACTGAAGGTCGGCAACCCTGGCCTGCTGTCCACCGACGTCGGCCCGGTGATCGACGCCGACGCGCTGAAGATCCTGCAGGACCACGCCGCGCGCATGGACCGCGAAGCGCGCCTGATCGCCGCTGCCGAACTGTCCGCCGAAGCCGCCCATGGCACCTTCTTCGCACCGCGTGCGTATGAACTGAAGGACCTGGGCCAGCTGCAGAAGGAAGTCTTCGGCCCGGTGCTGCACGTGATCCGCTGGAAGGGTGAGCAGCTGGATGCGGTGATCGACCAGATCAACGCCACCGGCTACGGCCTGACCCTGGGCGTGCATTCGCGCATCGACGAAACCGTGGACCGCATCAGCAACGGCGTCCACGTCGGCAACGTCTACGTCAACCGCAACCAGATCGGTGCGGTGGTGGGCGTGCAGCCGTTCGGTGGCCAGGGCCTGTCCGGCACCGGCCCCAAGGCCGGCGGCCCGCACTACCTGCTGCGCTTCGCCACTGAAAAGACGGTGACGGTGAACACCACCGCCGCCGGTGGCAATGCCTCGCTGCTGACCCTGGGCGACTAA
- a CDS encoding DUF2244 domain-containing protein codes for MIEVLPAPDGSGTQLRLRPPRALDARQFILLFTVLGGAMWLVSAVGWLAGNVFAPLFALLYSLLLAAALRALWRSGERQEEIRVVPACVEVIPTPGGSPVFRAHPHWVRLVTGDERVRLASSGRQVEVGSFLAPAERQTLAEMLEGLLAASDGGNRRR; via the coding sequence ATGATCGAGGTGCTTCCAGCTCCGGATGGGTCAGGTACGCAGCTGCGGCTGCGTCCCCCACGGGCGCTCGATGCCCGGCAGTTCATCCTGTTGTTCACCGTGTTGGGCGGGGCGATGTGGCTGGTTTCGGCCGTCGGTTGGCTGGCTGGCAATGTATTCGCCCCCCTGTTCGCGCTGCTGTACAGCCTGTTGCTGGCAGCCGCCCTGCGCGCCCTGTGGCGCAGCGGCGAACGGCAGGAGGAGATCCGGGTAGTGCCGGCGTGTGTGGAGGTCATCCCCACGCCCGGTGGTTCGCCGGTGTTCCGTGCGCACCCGCATTGGGTACGCCTGGTCACCGGTGATGAGAGGGTCCGGCTGGCATCCAGCGGACGGCAGGTGGAGGTGGGGAGTTTCCTCGCGCCGGCCGAACGCCAGACGCTTGCTGAAATGCTTGAAGGCTTGCTCGCCGCCAGCGATGGCGGCAACCGACGACGCTAA
- the coxB gene encoding cytochrome c oxidase subunit II: MKQSSRWGTKCVAAAAAVVAGGLVPALAWAQAADPKPWQLNMGKGVTQTSRLAWESNNLSLIICTVIGVIVFGAMGYAMFKFRKSKGAVAATFSHNTKAEIIWTVIPVIILVVMAWPATANLIKMYDTRDAEMTVKITGYQWMWKYEYLGENVTFTSRLDRESDRVRQSGIVPDRESHPHYLLDVDNRLVLPVDTKVRFVITSDDVIHAWWVPALGWKQDAIPGFINEAWTSIEQPGVYRGQCAELCGKDHGFMPIVVEAVSKEDFRQWLAQRKPAPPAEPAAPATPAAAEAAPDAAAPAAAPAAPADGA, translated from the coding sequence ATGAAGCAAAGCAGCAGGTGGGGCACGAAGTGCGTTGCAGCGGCCGCCGCGGTGGTGGCCGGGGGACTGGTACCGGCACTGGCCTGGGCACAGGCGGCCGATCCCAAGCCGTGGCAGCTGAACATGGGCAAGGGGGTCACCCAGACCTCGCGCCTGGCCTGGGAGTCGAACAATCTGTCGCTGATCATCTGCACAGTGATCGGGGTCATCGTGTTCGGCGCGATGGGCTATGCGATGTTCAAGTTCCGCAAGTCCAAGGGCGCGGTGGCGGCCACCTTCAGCCACAACACCAAGGCCGAGATCATCTGGACCGTCATTCCGGTGATCATCCTGGTAGTGATGGCCTGGCCGGCCACGGCCAACCTGATCAAGATGTACGACACCCGCGATGCCGAGATGACGGTGAAGATCACCGGCTACCAGTGGATGTGGAAGTACGAATACCTGGGCGAGAACGTGACCTTCACCAGCCGCCTGGACCGCGAATCGGACCGGGTGCGGCAGAGTGGCATCGTGCCCGACCGCGAAAGCCACCCGCATTACCTGCTGGACGTGGACAACCGCCTGGTGCTGCCGGTCGATACCAAAGTGCGCTTCGTCATCACCTCCGACGATGTGATCCATGCCTGGTGGGTGCCGGCGCTGGGCTGGAAGCAGGACGCCATTCCCGGCTTCATCAACGAAGCCTGGACCAGCATCGAGCAGCCCGGCGTGTACCGCGGCCAGTGCGCAGAACTGTGCGGCAAGGACCACGGCTTCATGCCGATCGTGGTCGAGGCGGTGTCCAAGGAAGACTTCAGGCAGTGGCTGGCGCAGCGCAAGCCGGCGCCGCCTGCCGAGCCTGCTGCACCGGCCACACCTGCAGCAGCGGAAGCCGCACCTGATGCCGCCGCGCCCGCTGCGGCGCCGGCGGCGCCGGCCGACGGGGCCTGA
- the ctaD gene encoding cytochrome c oxidase subunit I: MAHSAVGHDDHHHHQSFFERWFFSTNHKDIGTLYLGFSFIMFIIGAAMSVVIRAELAQPGLQFVKPEFFNQMTTVHALVMIFGGVMPAFVGLANWMIPLQIGAPDMALPRMNNWSFWLLPVAFSLLLLTLFLPGGAPAGGWTLYPPLSLQGGYNVAFSVFAIHVAGISSIMGAINIIATVLNMRAPGIDLLKMPIFCWAWLITAFLLIAVMPVLAGAVTMLLTDKFFGTSFFNAAGGGDPVMYQHIFWFFGHPEVYIMILPAFGVVSEIIPTFSRKPLFGYQAMVYATAAIAFLSFIVWAHHMFTVGMPLGGEIYFMFATMLISIPTGVKVFNWVSTMWRGSLTFEAPMLWSVAFVILFTIGGFSGLMLAIVAADFQYHDTYFVVAHFHYVLVTGAVFALIAAVYYWWPKWTGRMYSEKWAKVHFWWSIVFVNLLFFPQHFLGLAGMPRRIPDYSVAFADWNLISSIGAFGMFATPFMMAAILLSSLRNGEKAADRSWEGARGLEWTLPSPAPAHTFTTPPTLRPGDLAHDDITH, translated from the coding sequence ATGGCGCACTCGGCAGTTGGGCACGACGATCACCACCACCACCAGAGCTTCTTCGAGCGTTGGTTCTTCTCGACCAACCACAAGGACATCGGCACGCTGTACCTGGGTTTCAGCTTCATCATGTTCATCATCGGTGCGGCGATGAGCGTGGTGATCCGTGCCGAACTGGCGCAGCCGGGCCTGCAGTTCGTCAAGCCCGAATTCTTCAACCAGATGACCACCGTGCATGCACTGGTGATGATCTTCGGTGGCGTGATGCCGGCCTTCGTGGGCCTGGCCAACTGGATGATTCCGCTGCAGATCGGCGCGCCGGACATGGCGCTGCCGCGCATGAACAACTGGTCGTTCTGGCTGCTGCCGGTGGCCTTCAGCCTGCTGCTGCTGACCCTGTTCCTGCCCGGCGGTGCACCGGCCGGTGGCTGGACGCTGTACCCGCCGCTGTCGCTGCAGGGCGGCTACAACGTGGCCTTCAGCGTGTTCGCCATCCACGTGGCCGGCATCAGCTCGATCATGGGCGCGATCAACATCATCGCCACGGTGCTGAACATGCGCGCGCCGGGCATCGACCTGCTGAAGATGCCGATCTTCTGCTGGGCCTGGCTGATCACCGCGTTCCTGCTGATTGCGGTGATGCCGGTGCTGGCCGGCGCGGTGACCATGCTGCTGACCGACAAGTTCTTCGGCACCAGCTTCTTCAATGCCGCCGGTGGCGGTGACCCGGTGATGTACCAGCACATCTTCTGGTTCTTCGGGCACCCCGAGGTCTACATCATGATCCTGCCCGCCTTCGGCGTGGTCAGCGAGATCATCCCGACCTTCAGCCGCAAGCCGCTGTTCGGCTACCAGGCGATGGTCTACGCCACCGCGGCGATCGCCTTCCTGTCGTTCATCGTCTGGGCCCACCACATGTTCACCGTGGGCATGCCGCTGGGCGGCGAGATCTACTTCATGTTCGCCACCATGCTGATCTCGATCCCGACCGGGGTGAAGGTGTTCAACTGGGTCAGCACCATGTGGCGCGGCTCGCTTACCTTCGAAGCGCCGATGCTGTGGTCGGTGGCCTTCGTCATCCTGTTCACCATCGGCGGGTTCTCCGGCCTGATGCTGGCCATCGTCGCCGCCGACTTCCAGTACCACGACACCTACTTCGTGGTGGCCCACTTCCACTACGTGCTGGTGACCGGTGCAGTGTTCGCGCTGATCGCAGCAGTGTATTACTGGTGGCCGAAGTGGACCGGGCGCATGTACAGCGAGAAGTGGGCCAAGGTGCACTTCTGGTGGTCGATCGTGTTCGTGAACCTGTTGTTCTTCCCGCAGCACTTCCTCGGCCTGGCCGGCATGCCGCGGCGCATTCCCGATTACAGCGTGGCGTTTGCCGACTGGAACCTGATCAGCTCGATCGGTGCGTTTGGCATGTTCGCCACGCCGTTCATGATGGCGGCGATCCTGCTGTCGTCGCTGCGCAATGGTGAAAAGGCCGCCGATCGTTCCTGGGAGGGTGCACGCGGGCTGGAGTGGACGCTACCCTCGCCGGCACCGGCGCACACCTTCACCACGCCGCCAACCCTGCGCCCGGGCGACCTGGCCCACGATGACATCACGCATTGA
- a CDS encoding cytochrome c oxidase assembly protein: MSDAPATATSRSAGLPRLIGVAVAVFLLTFSLVPLYRIACEKVFGVRLERGPGSEASTGAATGKRTVRVEFDGGVNSRLPWSFHPEQLTMDVVPGELNEALYFARNDSAGAVVGSAVPSVAPARASGFFSKTECFCFTAQTLQAGEKRDMPVRFIVDPDLPPEIKTITLSYTFYRNDALSDRLAAAATSEGAHAAP; the protein is encoded by the coding sequence ATGAGCGATGCACCGGCCACCGCGACCTCACGCAGCGCCGGCCTGCCGCGCCTGATCGGCGTGGCGGTGGCGGTGTTCCTGCTGACGTTCTCGCTGGTGCCGCTGTACCGCATCGCCTGCGAAAAAGTGTTCGGCGTGCGCCTGGAGCGCGGCCCCGGCAGTGAAGCCAGCACCGGCGCCGCCACCGGCAAGCGCACCGTGCGCGTGGAATTCGACGGCGGGGTGAATTCGCGCCTGCCGTGGTCGTTCCACCCCGAGCAGCTGACCATGGACGTGGTGCCGGGTGAACTCAACGAAGCCCTGTACTTCGCCCGCAACGACAGTGCAGGCGCGGTGGTGGGCAGCGCCGTGCCCTCGGTGGCGCCGGCACGTGCGTCGGGGTTCTTCAGCAAGACCGAATGCTTCTGCTTCACCGCCCAGACCCTGCAGGCCGGTGAGAAGCGCGACATGCCGGTGCGCTTCATCGTCGATCCCGACCTGCCGCCGGAGATCAAGACGATCACCCTGTCCTACACCTTCTACCGCAACGATGCGCTGTCCGATCGGCTGGCTGCAGCCGCTACCTCGGAAGGCGCGCACGCCGCTCCCTGA
- a CDS encoding cytochrome c oxidase subunit 3: protein MAQTPHDANVYFVPAQSRWPFVGSIAMMVTMVGVASWLNDASWGRWTFYAGLAMLVLTLFWWFSDVVRESQAGHYNRQVDGSFRMGMVWFIFSEVMFFGAFFGALFYTRNLGLPWLSGEGDGVMTNELLWQGYSAGWPTNGPAAIGGAFQTIPAWGLPLINTLILLTSGVTLTIAHHALKGGHRRQLLVWLGLTVLLGAFFLTLQAEEYIHAYKELNLTLGSGIYGSTFFMLTGFHGAHVLLGTIMLIVMWLRSAKGHFTRDNHFGFEAAAWYWHFVDVVWLMLFLFVYVL, encoded by the coding sequence ATGGCCCAGACCCCGCACGACGCCAATGTGTACTTCGTCCCGGCCCAGAGCCGCTGGCCGTTCGTGGGCTCCATCGCGATGATGGTGACCATGGTGGGCGTGGCCAGCTGGTTGAACGATGCCAGCTGGGGCCGCTGGACCTTCTATGCCGGCCTGGCGATGCTGGTGCTGACCCTGTTCTGGTGGTTCAGCGATGTGGTGCGCGAGTCGCAGGCCGGGCACTACAACCGCCAGGTCGATGGCTCGTTCCGCATGGGCATGGTCTGGTTCATCTTTTCCGAAGTGATGTTCTTCGGTGCCTTCTTCGGCGCGCTGTTCTACACCCGCAACCTGGGCCTGCCGTGGCTGAGCGGCGAAGGCGATGGGGTGATGACCAACGAGCTGCTGTGGCAGGGCTATTCGGCCGGCTGGCCGACCAATGGACCGGCGGCGATCGGTGGTGCGTTCCAGACCATTCCCGCCTGGGGCCTGCCGCTGATCAACACGCTGATCCTGCTCACTTCCGGCGTGACCCTGACCATCGCCCACCATGCCCTGAAGGGCGGCCACCGCCGCCAGCTGCTGGTGTGGCTGGGCCTGACCGTGCTGCTGGGTGCGTTCTTCCTGACCCTGCAGGCCGAGGAATACATCCACGCCTACAAGGAACTGAACCTGACGCTGGGCTCGGGCATCTACGGTTCCACGTTCTTCATGCTGACCGGTTTCCACGGTGCGCACGTGCTGCTGGGCACGATCATGCTGATCGTGATGTGGCTGCGCTCGGCCAAGGGCCACTTCACCCGCGACAACCACTTCGGCTTCGAAGCCGCCGCGTGGTACTGGCACTTCGTGGACGTGGTGTGGCTGATGCTGTTCCTGTTCGTCTACGTCCTTTGA
- a CDS encoding twin transmembrane helix small protein, with protein sequence MSDSLKTLLVIAFLIVIVWNLGAGLYYLLVDRGQTKRTVNALTRRIAVSVALIALVIVSIYMGWIKPHGVGG encoded by the coding sequence ATGAGTGATTCGCTGAAGACCCTGCTGGTGATCGCGTTCCTGATCGTCATCGTCTGGAATCTGGGCGCCGGCCTGTACTATCTGCTGGTCGACCGCGGCCAGACCAAGCGCACGGTCAATGCGCTCACCCGCCGCATTGCCGTGTCGGTGGCGCTGATCGCGCTGGTGATCGTCAGCATCTACATGGGCTGGATCAAGCCGCACGGCGTCGGCGGCTGA
- a CDS encoding SURF1 family protein, whose product MMRQHTRWIGWLLALLAMAGFTALGLWQLQRMHAKQALLDAQGSAVAQALPLAQALAAPGALHGVADHGRFLPGVVLLDNQMRHGRAGVKVYRPFRSDSGGVLLVDMGWRALPPDRTLPVLDTLPAPLAVRGLLAPPPSAGLALGPAFSETGQPGRWLASRLPADGLARALGLAALPDRVLRLDPALPIGDERDLDLLPNTLPPQRHLGYAVQWFGLALTVLVVALVLEWRRRRR is encoded by the coding sequence ATGATGCGCCAGCACACACGCTGGATCGGCTGGCTGTTGGCGCTGCTGGCGATGGCCGGCTTCACCGCATTGGGCCTGTGGCAGTTGCAGCGCATGCATGCCAAGCAGGCGCTGCTGGATGCGCAGGGGTCGGCGGTGGCGCAGGCGTTGCCGCTGGCGCAGGCGCTGGCGGCGCCCGGTGCACTGCACGGGGTGGCCGACCACGGCCGCTTCCTGCCCGGCGTGGTGCTGCTGGACAACCAGATGCGCCACGGCCGCGCCGGGGTGAAGGTGTACCGGCCGTTCCGCAGTGACAGTGGCGGCGTGCTGCTGGTCGATATGGGCTGGCGCGCGCTGCCGCCGGACCGCACCTTGCCGGTGCTGGACACGCTGCCGGCGCCGTTGGCGGTGCGCGGGTTGCTGGCGCCGCCGCCGTCGGCCGGCCTGGCGCTGGGCCCGGCGTTCAGCGAAACCGGCCAGCCCGGGCGCTGGCTGGCCAGCCGCCTGCCAGCGGATGGCCTGGCCCGCGCGCTGGGCCTGGCCGCGCTGCCCGACCGGGTGCTGCGGCTGGACCCGGCGCTGCCGATCGGCGACGAGCGCGATCTGGACCTGCTGCCCAACACCCTGCCGCCGCAGCGCCACCTGGGCTACGCCGTGCAGTGGTTCGGCCTGGCGCTGACCGTGCTGGTGGTGGCGCTGGTGCTGGAATGGCGCCGGCGGCGGCGTTGA
- a CDS encoding COX15/CtaA family protein, with amino-acid sequence MSLSARPALHRNFHRLAWFAMIMTASTIMFGAFVRLSDAGLSCPDWPTCYGQATWPQHVEETIGHPATEIRPLETHKAWREQVHRFLAGALGIEILTLALLATRKRRFGSTAVVTACVLVAAGIPLYMMGWHGTASGLALVGEAILLIAALRWGNIDLARAALLTLAVVIFQALLGMWTVTLLLKPIVVMGHLLGGMLMFGLLVWMAWRATHLPITLAEAPKLKWLLRIGVAVLVTQIALGGWVSANYAALACGGGSASLDNFPRCANQWWPQHNFVEGFTLWRGIGVDYEGGVLDGASRIAIQMAHRLFAIVVAAYLLWLGLRLFRLPSMRGWASALVALLVLQVTLGILNVKLALPLAVAVAHNGVAVALLFVLVSLLARLRAPD; translated from the coding sequence ATGAGCCTTTCCGCGCGTCCGGCGCTGCACCGTAATTTCCACCGCCTGGCGTGGTTCGCCATGATCATGACCGCCAGCACGATCATGTTCGGCGCCTTCGTGCGCCTGTCCGATGCTGGCCTGAGCTGCCCGGACTGGCCGACCTGCTATGGCCAGGCCACCTGGCCGCAGCACGTGGAAGAAACCATCGGCCACCCGGCCACCGAGATCCGCCCGCTGGAAACCCACAAGGCCTGGCGCGAGCAGGTGCACCGCTTCCTGGCCGGCGCGCTGGGCATCGAGATCCTGACCCTGGCCCTGCTGGCCACCCGCAAGCGGCGCTTCGGCAGCACGGCGGTGGTGACCGCCTGCGTGCTGGTGGCAGCCGGCATACCGCTGTACATGATGGGCTGGCATGGCACGGCCAGCGGCCTGGCCCTGGTGGGTGAGGCGATCCTGCTGATCGCCGCGCTGCGCTGGGGCAACATCGACCTGGCCCGGGCGGCCCTGCTGACCCTGGCGGTGGTGATCTTCCAGGCCCTGCTGGGCATGTGGACGGTCACCCTGCTGCTGAAACCCATCGTGGTGATGGGCCACCTGCTGGGCGGCATGCTGATGTTCGGCCTGCTGGTGTGGATGGCGTGGCGGGCAACGCACCTGCCGATCACCCTGGCCGAAGCCCCAAAGCTGAAGTGGCTGCTGCGCATCGGCGTGGCCGTGCTGGTCACCCAGATCGCGCTGGGCGGCTGGGTCAGCGCCAACTACGCCGCGCTGGCCTGCGGTGGCGGCAGCGCGTCGCTGGACAACTTCCCGCGCTGTGCCAACCAGTGGTGGCCGCAGCACAACTTCGTGGAAGGCTTCACCCTGTGGCGCGGCATCGGCGTGGATTACGAAGGGGGCGTGCTGGATGGCGCCTCGCGCATCGCCATCCAGATGGCGCACCGCCTGTTCGCCATCGTGGTGGCGGCCTACCTGCTGTGGCTGGGCCTGCGCCTGTTCCGCCTGCCCAGCATGCGCGGCTGGGCCAGTGCGCTGGTGGCCCTGCTGGTGCTGCAGGTCACCCTGGGCATCCTGAACGTGAAGCTGGCCCTGCCGCTGGCGGTGGCCGTGGCCCACAACGGCGTGGCCGTTGCCCTGTTGTTCGTGCTGGTGAGCCTGCTGGCCCGCCTGCGCGCGCCGGACTGA
- the cyoE gene encoding heme o synthase — MFSNYRQYWDLTKPKVVALIVFTALVGMVLAIPGVPSWEQVRAGALGFLGIWLAASAAAAINQLLDAHIDAQMARTSWRPLVVGKVKPWQVLVFAGVLIVLSMAILLLWVNWITAVLTFASLIGYAVIYTVYLKRATSQNIVIGGLAGAMPPMLGWAAITGMQGSSDWAYSSLLVLIIFIWTPPHFWALAIFRREDYAKAKIPMLPVTHGVVHTRKQILAYSVVLALVCVVPYLVGMSGPFYLGGAIVLNAVFLWYAWRMQNPPDEFFSMKMFQYSIVYLMALFAFLLVDHWILPWM; from the coding sequence ATGTTTTCCAACTATCGCCAGTACTGGGACCTGACCAAGCCCAAGGTCGTGGCCCTGATCGTCTTCACCGCCCTGGTCGGCATGGTCCTGGCCATTCCGGGCGTACCCAGCTGGGAACAGGTGCGCGCCGGCGCGCTGGGTTTCCTGGGCATCTGGCTGGCCGCCTCAGCGGCCGCTGCCATCAACCAGCTGCTGGATGCGCATATCGACGCGCAGATGGCGCGCACCTCGTGGCGCCCGCTGGTGGTGGGCAAGGTCAAGCCGTGGCAGGTGCTGGTGTTCGCCGGCGTGCTGATCGTGCTGTCGATGGCGATCCTGCTGCTGTGGGTGAACTGGATCACCGCGGTGCTGACCTTCGCCTCGCTGATCGGCTATGCGGTGATCTACACCGTGTACCTGAAGCGGGCGACCTCGCAGAACATCGTCATTGGCGGCCTGGCCGGCGCGATGCCGCCGATGCTGGGCTGGGCGGCGATCACCGGCATGCAGGGCTCGTCGGACTGGGCGTATTCGTCGCTGCTGGTGCTGATCATCTTCATCTGGACCCCGCCGCACTTCTGGGCGCTGGCGATCTTCCGCCGCGAGGACTACGCCAAGGCGAAGATCCCGATGCTGCCGGTCACCCACGGCGTGGTGCACACGCGCAAGCAGATCCTGGCCTATTCGGTGGTGCTGGCGCTGGTGTGCGTGGTGCCGTACCTGGTGGGCATGAGCGGGCCGTTCTACCTGGGCGGGGCGATCGTGCTCAACGCCGTGTTCCTCTGGTACGCCTGGCGCATGCAGAACCCGCCGGATGAATTCTTCTCGATGAAGATGTTCCAGTACTCCATCGTGTACCTGATGGCGCTGTTCGCCTTCCTGCTGGTGGACCACTGGATCCTGCCCTGGATGTGA